The Xiphophorus couchianus chromosome 14, X_couchianus-1.0, whole genome shotgun sequence genome includes a region encoding these proteins:
- the syt4 gene encoding synaptotagmin-4: MAPMLEDGAQPVAVPVGVAVVSVFGLVFTASAFAWICCQRKNTNKSQKTPPYKFVHMLKGVDIYPESLSGKKKFAAATTSTANDTAKTDVNGNCQTTPMSPSTGKPATTPNGSRSALHLDLEKRDLNGNFTTKPFHHHHQTVRSSPDLELPSPQTGFTQPGAMERRDLPSPSSALSSQAPTPAVDRPQGDEKEGGLGTLHFSLEYQAERKAFIVHIKEAHGLTPTDEQSLTSDPYIKLTLLPEKKHRVKTRVLRKTLDPAFDETFSFYGIPLARVSELALHFMVLSFDRFSRDEVIGETLVPLSGIDLSEGRVLMSREIIKRNVKKSLGRGELLLSLCYQSTTNTLTVVVLKARHLPKTENNGPTDPYVKVNMYQGKKRICKKKTHVKKCSPNPVFNELFVFDLPSEEGLRDTSVELLLMDSDNGTSRNPNTVIGRLVLGTSAAGTAGEHWREICDHPRRQIAKWHTMSEE; the protein is encoded by the exons ATGGCTCCTATGCTGGAGGACGGAGCGCAGCCCG TGGCAGTGCCTGTGGGTGTTGCTGTGGTGAGTGTTTTCGGCCTTGTCTTCACTGCATCAGCCTTCGCCTGGATCTGTTGCCAGCGCAAAAACACCAACAAGTCCCAGAAGACGCCCCCTTACAAGTTTGTGCACATGCTGAAAGGCGTCGACATCTACCCAGAGAGCCTGAGCGGCAAAAAGAAGTTTGCGGCAGCCACAACCTCAACAGCTAATGACACCGCTAAAACAGATGTCAATGGAAACTGCCAAACAACGCCAATGAGTCCCAGTACCGGTAAACCCGCCACAACTCCAAATGGTTCCAGATCAGCCCTGCACCTTGATCTTGAGAAGCGGGATCTGAACGGAAACTTTACCACCAAACCTtttcaccaccaccaccagacGGTGCGCAGCTCCCCAGACCTGGAGCTCCCCTCCCCACAAACAGGGTTCACTCAACCTGGTGCGATGGAACGGCGCGACCTACCTTCCCCCTCCAGCGCTCTGTCCAGCCAGGCACCCACCCCGGCTGTTGACAGGCCTCAGGGAGACGAAAAGGAGGGTGGTCTAGGGACCCTCCACTTCTCGCTTGAGTACCAGGCAGAGAGGAAGGCATTCATTGTTCACATCAAG GAAGCCCATGGTCTGACTCCAACTGATGAGCAGTCACTTACGTCTGACCCCTACATCAAGCTGACCCTGCTGCCGGAGAAGAAGCACAGGGTGAAGACAAGAGTCCTTCGGAAGACTCTAGACCCGGCTTTCGATGAGACCTTCAGCTTCTACGGGATCCCACTGGCTCGAGTGTCCGAGCTGGCCCTTCACTTCATGGTGCTGAGCTTTGATCGGTTCTCTCGTGACGAGGTCATCGGAGAGACCCTTGTACCTTTGTCTGGAATCGACTTGTCGGAGGGGCGTGTCCTAATGAGCAGAGAGATTATCAAGAGGAATGTTAAG AAGTCCTTGGGTCGAGGAGAACTCCTGCTGTCTTTGTGCTACCAATCCACCACCAACACTCTGACTGTGGTAGTCCTGAAAGCTCGGCATCTTCCCAAGACTGAAAACAATGGTCCTACCG ATCCATACGTCAAAGTGAATATGTACCAAGGAAAGAAGCGCATATGCAAGAAGAAGACCCACGTGAAAAAATGCTCTCCCAACCCGGTCTTTAACGAGCTCTTTGTGTTTGACCTGCCCTCCGAAGAGGGCCTGAGGGACACCAGCGTAGAGCTGCTTCTGATGGACTCAGACAATGGCACTTCACGCAACCCCAACACCGTTATTGGCCGTCTGGTGCTGGGCACATCGGCAGCAGGAACGGCCGGTGAGCACTGGAGAGAGATCTGCGACCACCCGCGTCGCCAGATTGCCAAATGGCATACCATGTCAGAGGAATAA